From a single Pleurodeles waltl isolate 20211129_DDA chromosome 8, aPleWal1.hap1.20221129, whole genome shotgun sequence genomic region:
- the LOC138248748 gene encoding putative gastrointestinal growth factor xP1, giving the protein MAHKMFHVLALALIIGVIMTNVQADEECNVEPKKRVQCGSSQDLSEEDCLSIKCCYDKSVPDAISCFKNIDTFFGSRRTTIRRRTTRRRRPG; this is encoded by the exons ATGGCTCACAAGATGTTCCATGTTCTTGCCCTGGCCCTTATTATAGGAGTCATCATGACGAATGTACAAGCTGATGAAG aatGCAATGTTGAGCCGAAAAAACGAGTTCAATGCGGAAGTAGCCAAGATCTCAGTGAAGAGGACTGCTTGAGTATAAAGTGTTGCTATGATAAAAGTGTTCCTGATGCAATTTCTTGCTTTAAAAACATTG ACACATTCTTTGGAAGCCGTCGCACTACGATCAGGAGAAGAACCACCAGGAGAAGAAGGCCTGGCTAA